Genomic segment of bacterium:
CTGTGGGTCAAATTGGATATTTGAATACTTTTTTATCTCGGCAATGGCATAGTCTATAGTAAACTTGTCCCGATAAGGTCTATTTGAAGTCATCGCATCAAATGTATCGGCAATAGCTAATATCCTGCTGCCAAGAGGTATATCTTTTCCTTTTAATCCGTTAGGATAGCCTCTACCCTCAAATCGTTCATGATGATGGAGTATGATGGGAACAACCTCTTCCATTTGTCTTATTGTGCCTATAATTTGAGCACTTATGGTGGGATGTTTTTTTATCTCGCTATATTCTTTTTCATTTAATTTTGATGGTTTATGCAAAATTTCCTCCGGAATACCTATTTTACCCACATCATGTAAAAGCCCGGCTAAATATATTATTTCTTTTTCCTTAAACGAAAGATTAAGTTCCTCAGCTATGGCTAAGGCTATTTTGCTTACTCTTTCAGAATGACCGTAGGTATAAGTATCTTTTGCATCGATGGTTGAGGATAGAGATTTAACCGTATTGAAAAAGAGTTCTTTAGCATCTGTAAATAGCCAGAAATTTTTAATCGCTATTGCCCCTTGAGTAGCCATAGCGGTAAGCAATTTTAAATCCCGTGATGTAAAAATACTGCGGTCTATTTTATCGGTCAAATTTATGACACCAATAATCTCTCCGACTGCCTTCAAAGGAACCGATATTATTGGCAGACTAATAAACGATTTAGTTTTATATCTTTTCATTCTTTCTTCTTCAGAGAGATTTTCTGCCTCTGCATCCGAGACAATCAAGGGTTTCCCCTCTTTTACGACCTTGCCCGCAACTCCTTCTCCTACCTTTATTCGAGTATTTTTGACTATTTCTTGAGGGATGCCATGAGCGGCAACAATTTTAAGAAATTCACGCTCACGGTCAAGAAGCATTAATGATGCCCGTTCTACTCGGATTATCTCTACTGCCTTTTCCACTAACATTTGACATATTTCATCTACATCAAATATATTACTTACGGTCCTGGCTATCTCGTATAAAAGATTTAATTCTTCATAAAGCACTCCCACTTCTTTAGCCATATCTTCTTTATTTATAAAGTTTTGGATAATATCATTGATTAACAGAATATTCTGTTTAATCTCTTGTTTTTTACTGGATAGCCCACAACCGATTAAAACCCCAATTGTTCCTTCATTAGTAATTATAGGTAATCCTACTCTTAAATATTCAGTATCACATTCTTGGACACAGGATTGACCTGAACTCATTACCTCAGAGAGGATAGAAAGGTGATTACCCATACATCTTCCTTTATGTTTAATCAATTCACAAAGTTTAGTGCTCTGAAATACCTGTTGGTTAGAATCAACAATAAATAAAGGGATACCTGTTATTTGGGCAAGTTTATTTAATAAATCTGTTTTTTGTAGGAATTCTTGAATATACATCATAATACCTCAAATAGTAACTATTACAAGATGCTTGTGTTACTTTACCCATCAATTGAGTAGCGACCAAGCATTGTCTACTCTTTATATATGGTCAAGGAGATTAGCCGCTGGAGACTCAGGTGAAGTTCTTACTTCAAGTTCAATTCCATAATTAGCGGCTAATTGACGACATACCTGCATTTCTTCATCATTCATTGAAATAGAAGGAAATAACTGTTTTCTGTCCGGTGTAAATTTCATTCCTCCGACATTTATATTTTTAATAGAGACACCCTCCTGGACTAATTGCAGGGCATCTTTCGGATTAGAAATAAGTAATATGGTAGGAAGTATGTCAAATTGTCCTTTTTTGATTAAGTCAGCGGCTTCATTGATAGTGAGAATAAATATCTTTATTTCATCTGGGGTAGCTATCCTCATTAATTTCTTTTGAGGTTCATTTTTAGCGACTTTATCGTTGGCAACTACGATTTGTTTGCACCTTAATGCCCTTGCCCAGCCGATGATGACTAAGCCATGAATAAATCTATCATCAATTCGAATTAAATCTATAGCCATGATAATTATCTTAGAATAATATTCCCTATTTTATTCTTTTTTCCCCTTCAATAGTTCTCTCAGACTTACAATATCTTTTCTTGATGATTCTTTGGCTTTTTTAACTGCCTGGTGTAAATCTAAATCTTGATGAGACATAAGACTGATAATCATCGGTAAATTTACTCCACAAATTACCTCAATTCCTTTTTGTTCAAGAAACTCACCAGCTACTTTTGAACAACTACCGTGAAGTAAATCTGTTAATAGGACTACACCATCTCCTTTATCTACTTTTTTAATGGCATTTGAAATTTTGTTAGATAAATCATCCAATCCTTCACTCGGGAAAAAAGAGACGATTTCTAAATTTTCCTTTTTAAGCCCTATCCATTGTCCAGTCTCAACAAGTTTAGCCCCTAATTCACCATGTGTAACAATAACTATTCCAATCATTTTCTTAATCCTTCTCCATTTTATCCTTTACTTGAAAAATAGAATGTTACCGCACAACCTAATAAACCAGAGAAGATTGACCAAACAACAAGAACAAGATTAAGCATATCCTTAAAAGAGAATTTATCTACGGGTAAAATATAAAGAAGGATTGAACCTGAGATGATAGAGATGGTTATCAACACACCCGAAAGCCAGATTAACATTATGATTACTTTTATTCTTGATTCTTCTCTTTTTACTTCTATTTTTTCGGTTAAAGTTTCTTCAGCCATTCTTATATTTCCCCTAATTTCCTTGCAGAAAAAATTGTAAATTTCCCACACTTAGGACATATATATGTTACTACAGGAACACCTCTATCAATATCAAGTCTAACTTTTCCACCTGATGTTTTTTCTATTTTTGACAAAACATATAAATCTTTAACTTTTTTCAATGGTATGTTACACTGCTCACATTTATAAGGTATTAATATCGCAGGCAATTCCTCTACTTCAACAGGTATTCTATCTAATGTAGGAGTAACAGACATTCTTTTCCACCTCCTTTATCCCCCGCCAGCGGGGAACATTCTAACCAAATTGTTCTTTATTTTAAGTTCCCATTTCCCATGCTTGTAGATATTTTTGTTGTTCTGGCGTGAGAGTATTGATTTCAATCCCCATAGATTTCAGTTTTAAAAAGGCAATTTGCGAATCAATCTCTTTAGGGACTGTATATACCTTTAATTCAAGGTTTTTAGCCATTTTTTTCATATATTCGGCGCATAAGGATTGATTTGCAAAACTCATATCCATAACCTGAGCGGGATGTCCTTCTGCGGCGGCTAAATTTACTAATCGTCCTTGACCTAATAAGTTAATCCTTCGTCCATTTTTCAAGGTAAATTCTTCGACTGAGTCTCGCATATCTCTTTTAGAGGCAGATAGTTCCTTAAGTTGGGTTAGATTAAGCTCGACATCGAAATGGCCGGAGTTACAAATAATTGCTCCATCTTTCATTAATTCAAAATGTTCTTTTCTAATCACGCTGATATTGCCACTCACAGTTACAAAAATATCCCCAATTGGAGCGGCTTGTTCCATTGGCATTACCTGATAACCATCCATAGCCGCCTCCAGAGCCTTGAGAGGGTCAATTTCGGTGATAATTACTCTTGCACCTTGACCTTGAGCTCGCATTGCTACCCCTCGACCACACCAACCATAACCACAAACAACAAAATTAGTTCCAGCAATAAGTTTATTCGTTGCCCGAATAATTCCATCTAAAGTGCTTTGGCCGGTGCCATAGCGATTATCGAAGAAATGTTTAGTTTGAGCATCATTTACTGCCACAATCGGGAATTTTAAAACCTTATTCTTTTCCATACTCCGTAACCTAATCACACCCGTAGTAGTTTCTTCAGTGCCACCGATAACATTTTTAATTAATTCCTGTCTTGTGGTATGAATTGTAGAAACCAGATCTGCCCCATCATCCATCGTAATA
This window contains:
- a CDS encoding PTS fructose transporter subunit IIA, with the translated sequence MIGIVIVTHGELGAKLVETGQWIGLKKENLEIVSFFPSEGLDDLSNKISNAIKKVDKGDGVVLLTDLLHGSCSKVAGEFLEQKGIEVICGVNLPMIISLMSHQDLDLHQAVKKAKESSRKDIVSLRELLKGKKE
- a CDS encoding HD domain-containing phosphohydrolase, coding for MMYIQEFLQKTDLLNKLAQITGIPLFIVDSNQQVFQSTKLCELIKHKGRCMGNHLSILSEVMSSGQSCVQECDTEYLRVGLPIITNEGTIGVLIGCGLSSKKQEIKQNILLINDIIQNFINKEDMAKEVGVLYEELNLLYEIARTVSNIFDVDEICQMLVEKAVEIIRVERASLMLLDREREFLKIVAAHGIPQEIVKNTRIKVGEGVAGKVVKEGKPLIVSDAEAENLSEEERMKRYKTKSFISLPIISVPLKAVGEIIGVINLTDKIDRSIFTSRDLKLLTAMATQGAIAIKNFWLFTDAKELFFNTVKSLSSTIDAKDTYTYGHSERVSKIALAIAEELNLSFKEKEIIYLAGLLHDVGKIGIPEEILHKPSKLNEKEYSEIKKHPTISAQIIGTIRQMEEVVPIILHHHERFEGRGYPNGLKGKDIPLGSRILAIADTFDAMTSNRPYRDKFTIDYAIAEIKKYSNIQFDPQVTRAFLSAIEKGKILNE
- the ahcY gene encoding adenosylhomocysteinase, producing MNYDIKDIGLAEKGKLRIEWASYSMPVLKLIRQRFEQEKPLSGIRLGACLHVTTETANLVITLKAGGADVALCASNPLSTQDDVAASLVKDYEIPVFAIKGEDNDIYYKHINSVLDYQPNITMDDGADLVSTIHTTRQELIKNVIGGTEETTTGVIRLRSMEKNKVLKFPIVAVNDAQTKHFFDNRYGTGQSTLDGIIRATNKLIAGTNFVVCGYGWCGRGVAMRAQGQGARVIITEIDPLKALEAAMDGYQVMPMEQAAPIGDIFVTVSGNISVIRKEHFELMKDGAIICNSGHFDVELNLTQLKELSASKRDMRDSVEEFTLKNGRRINLLGQGRLVNLAAAEGHPAQVMDMSFANQSLCAEYMKKMAKNLELKVYTVPKEIDSQIAFLKLKSMGIEINTLTPEQQKYLQAWEMGT
- a CDS encoding PTS sugar transporter subunit IIB codes for the protein MAIDLIRIDDRFIHGLVIIGWARALRCKQIVVANDKVAKNEPQKKLMRIATPDEIKIFILTINEAADLIKKGQFDILPTILLISNPKDALQLVQEGVSIKNINVGGMKFTPDRKQLFPSISMNDEEMQVCRQLAANYGIELEVRTSPESPAANLLDHI